A genomic window from Yarrowia lipolytica chromosome 1D, complete sequence includes:
- a CDS encoding uncharacterized protein (Compare to YALI0D20768g, similar to Saccharomyces cerevisiae LPD1 (YFL018C) and YPL017C; ancestral locus Anc_8.56, similar to uniprot|P09624 Saccharomyces cerevisiae YFL018c LPD1 dihydrolipoamide dehydrogenase precursor P3. 18.f3.1), producing MLRTTRILPSKFGVAARTRAVTQFQRCYSSANEELDVLVIGGGPGGYVAAIKAAQAGLKTGCIEKRGSLGGTCLNVGCIPSKSLLNNSQMYHAIKTDSANRGIEVSDVKMNIAKLQEAKETSVKGLTGGIEMLFKKNKVNYYKGAGSFVSDSEVKVDPIDGGEAVTLKAKNIIIATGSEPTPFPGITIDEKKIVSSTGALALEAVPKKMVIIGGGIIGLEMGSVWSRLGSEVTVVEFQNAIGAGMDDEIAKAAQKMLTKQGIKFKLGTKVLSGAIEGDGVKVEVENVKKGDKETLDADVLLVAIGRRPYSEGLNLEAAGVEKDDKGRIIIDQEYRTNKSNIRCIGDVTFGPMLAHKAEEEGVATAEYIATGHGHVNYAAIPSVMYTHPEVAWVGQTEQQVKEAGIKYNVGKFPFAANSRAKTNLDTEGTVKFIADKETDRILGIHIIGPNAGEMIAEGVLALEYGASCEDIARTCHAHPTLSEAFKEAAMATYDKAIHF from the exons ATGTTGCGAACCACTCGAATTCTTCCCTCCAAGTTCGGCGTTGCTGCCCGAACCCGAGCTGTGACCCAGTTCCAGCGATGCTACAGCTCCG CAAACGAGGAGCTTGATGTCCTTGTTATCGGAGGTGGCCCCGGTGGATACGTCGCCGCCATCAAGGCCGCCCAGGCCGGCCTCAAGACCGGCTGTATCGAGAAGCGAGGCTCCCTCGGAGGAACCTGTCTCAACGTCGGATGTATCCCCTCCAAGTCTCTGCTCAACAACTCCCAGATGTACCACGCCATCAAAACCGACTCCGCCAACCGAGGAATCGAGGTCTCTGACGTCAAGATGAACATCgccaagctgcaggaggccaaggagaccTCCGTCAAGGGTCTCACCGGCGGTATCGAGATGctgttcaagaagaacaaggtcAACTACTACAAGGGCGCCGGTTCTTTTGTGTCCGACTCCGAGGTCAAGGTCGACCCCATTGATGGCGGCGAGGCCGTCAccctcaaggccaagaacatCATCATTGCCACCGGCTCTGAGCCCACCCCCTTCCCCGGCATCAccattgacgagaagaagattgtTTCCTCCACTGGTGCCCTTGCCCTCGAGGCCGTCCCCAAGAAGATGGTCATCATCGGAGGAGGTATCATTGGTCTCGAGATGGGCTCCGTCTGGTCCCGACTCGGCTCCGAGGTGACTGTTGTCGAGTTCCAGAACGCCATTGGCGCTGGTATGGACGACGAGATCGCCAAGGCCGCCCAGAAGATGCTCACCAAGCAGGGTATCAAGTTCAAGCTTGGCACCAAGGTGCTTTCCGGTGCCATTGAGGGCGACGGTGTCAAGGTCGAGGTCGAGAacgtcaagaagggcgacAAGGAGACCCTTGATGCCGACGTTCTGCTCGTTGCCATTGGCCGACGACCCTACTCCGAGGGCTTGAACCTCGAGGCTGCCGGTgtcgagaaggacgacaagggccGAATCATCATCGACCAGGAGTACCGAACCAACAAGTCCAACATCCGATGCATTGGTGACGTCACTTTCGGCCCCATGCTGGCCcacaaggccgaggaggagggagtTGCTACCGCTGAGTACATTGCCACCGGTCACGGCCACGTTAACTACGCCGCCATCCCCTCTGTCATGTACACCCACCCTGAGGTTGCTTGGGTTGGACAGACTGAGCAGcaggtcaaggaggccggCATCAAGTACAACGTCGGCAAGTTCCCCTTTGCCGCCAACTCTCGAGCCAAGACCAACCTCGACACCGAGGGTACCGTCAAGTTCATTGCTGACAAGGAGACTGACCGAATTCTCGGTATCCACATCATTGGCCCCAACGCCGGTGAGATGATCGCCGAGGGtgttcttgcccttgagtACGGTGCTTCTTGCGAGGACATTGCTCGAACCTGCCACGCCCACCCCACTCTCTCCGAGGCTTTCAAGGAGGCCGCCATGGCCACTTACGACAAGGCCATCCACTTTTAA
- a CDS encoding uncharacterized protein (Truncated form of YALI0D20790g, weakly similar to uniprot|Q9P6R9 Schizosaccharomyces pombe Cell cycle control protein cwf22, similar to Saccharomyces cerevisiae CWC22 (YGR278W); ancestral locus Anc_5.16) produces MEDRKDTSEDVVEDVEEGDPSEEALEKKVKNPEDDLEAAAEELKKLMELKSGGRYVPPAKIRALQKLLVQDKTSKEFQKIQFDNLKKAINSLVNKVSAQNIRDIAGEIFTHNLIRGRGLFCRSVMTAQSLALPYTPVYACLTAIVNSKLPQVGELLVRRLILQFRRGYKRNQKDVCLSSVTFLAHLCNYHVAHEVLVLQLLHLLLETPTDHSVEVAVAFIKESGAFLAEVSPAANNGVFERLRAVLHDGELEKRTQYMIETLFQIRKDGYENYPVVQEELDLVDEEDYVTHMTGLDDKFTDDKLLNYFVMDPDYEANEEKYDLLKKEILGDSDDEEEDDSEAEEEADDEEEEEEDEEEEAQASTSAVRDLTGTELATLRKKIYLTVMSTMSIDEIVHKLVKLSRTVIEIPEGLPEDQALILRLKRTQEVTNMLVECCAQEKIYNKIYGGTGERLLRLSREWRTNFENTFGFFYSVIHRYEPNQIRNIATFFGYLLASDSLSWKVLEAVSLTEEDSNPSNRIFLKIMFTEMRQELGMDLLKERLSKSFVQQYIAGMFPKTNASHVRFAINYFTAINLGPLTDGMREILPGLVEEEERLKKEEEEQKREYDSYDSYDSYDSYDSYDSYDSYDSYDSYDSYDSYDSYDSYDSYDSYDSVSEDDRGRRRRRGVGSRRRSLTRSPGSRSRPRSRPRSRSRSRSLSRDRTGSPPRGRRRSRSYSRSPSRSYSRSRSYSRSPSPRPKSKGAKGRSSYRAASYSRSRSPVRRVGYSRSRSPSVSGGSSRSPSRSPCRSPNKGRAPTPEKGLSPPRKRVRASDLF; encoded by the coding sequence ATGGAGGACAGGAAGGATACTTCTGAGGATGTTGTGGAggatgtggaggagggggatCCTTCTGAAGAGGCactggaaaaaaaagtaaagAACCCAGAAGATGACTTGGAGGCAGCGGCAGAAGAGCTCAAGAAACTCATGGAGCTAAAGTCTGGAGGCCGATACGTTCCTCCTGCTAAAATCAGAGCGCttcagaagctgctggtcCAGGATAAGACGTCCAAGGAGttccagaagatccagTTTGACAATCTCAAGAAGGCAATCAACTCGCTGGTGAACAAGGTCAGTGCTCAGAACATTCGAGATATTGCGGGGGAGATTTTCACTCATAATCTCATCCGAGGACGTGGGCTGTTCTGTAGAAGTGTCATGACCGCCCAGAGTCTTGCTCTGCCCTATACGCCTGTCTACGCCTGTCTGACGGCCAttgtcaactccaagcTACCTCAGGTTGGCGAGCTGCTTGTGCGACGACTCATTCTGCAATTTCGACGGGGCTACAAGCGTAATCAGAAGGACGTGTGTTTGTCAAGTGTGACGTTTCTGGCGCATTTGTGCAATTACCATGTTGCTCATGAGGTTCTAGTGCTTCAGTTGCTGCATTTGTTGCTTGAGACCCCCACAGATCACTCTGTCGAGGTTGCTGTGGCTTTCATCAAGGAGTCCGGTGCCTTTTTGGCCGAAGTTTCGCCTGCTGCCAACAACGGAGTATTTGAGCGTCTTCGAGCTGTGTTGCATGATGGCGAGCTGGAAAAACGAACGCAGTACATGATCGAGACGCTGTTCCAGATCAGAAAAGACGGCTACGAAAACTACCCTGTGGTTCAAGAAGAACTGGACCTGGTagacgaggaggactaTGTGACACATATGACGGGTTTGGACGACAAGTTTACAGATGATAAGCTGCTCAACTACTTTGTTATGGACCCTGACTACGAGGCCAACGAGGAGAAGTACGATTTGCTGAAAAAGGAGATCCTGGGAGActctgacgacgaagaggaagatgatAGTGAAGCcgaggaagaggcagatgatgaagaggaggaggaggaggatgaagaggaggaggctcaAGCCTCTACCTCGGCTGTGCGAGACCTCACGGGTACAGAGCTTGCTACGTTGCGAAAGAAAATTTATCTGACGGTCATGTCGACCATGTCGATCGACGAAATCGTTCACAAGCTTGTCAAGCTGTCTCGAACGGTTATTGAGATCCCTGAGGGTCTCCCCGAAGACCAGGCTCTGATTCTGCGTCTCAAGCGGACCCAGGAGGTGACGAACATGCTTGTGGAGTGTTGTGCTCAAGAGAAGATTTATAACAAAATCTACGGAGGTACAGGAGAGCGGCTTCTGAGACTGTCGCGGGAATGGAGAACCAACTTTGAGAACACCTTTGGGTTCTTTTACTCGGTTATCCACAGATACGAGCCCAATCAGATCAGAAACATTGCCACGTTCTTTGGGTACCTGTTGGCATCAGATTCTCTGTCGTGGAAGGTTTTGGAGGCTGTTTCTCTGACTGAAGAGGACTCGAACCCCTCGAACCGTATCTTTCTCAAGATTATGTTCACCGAGATGCGTCAGGAGCTGGGAATGGATCTGTTGAAGGAGCGACTTTCCAAGTCGTTTGTGCAGCAGTACATTGCCGGTATGTTCCCCAAGACGAATGCTTCTCATGTTCGGTTTGCCATCAACTATTTCACTGCCATTAATCTTGGTCCTTTGACAGATGGTATGCGGGAGATTCTTCCTggtctggtggaggaggaggagaggctgaagaaggaggaggaagagcagAAGCGAGAGTACGACAGTTACGATTCATACGACAGTTATGACTCATACGACTCCTACGACTCCTACGACTCCTACGACTCCTACGACTCCTACGATAGTTACGACTCCTACGATAGTTATGACTCCTATGACTCCTATGACTCCTATGACTCAGTGTCTGAGGATGATCGGgggcgacgacgacgacgaggtgtAGGAAGTAGAAGGCGGTCGCTAACTCGGTCTCCTGGTTCGCGGTCACGGCCACGATCCCGGCCACGATCCCGGTCACGGTCAAGATCTCTATCTCGGGATAGAACCGGTTCTCCGCCTCGTGGTCGACGGCGGTCTCGATCTTATTCCCGTTCGCCTTCGCGGTCATACTCTCGTTCGAGATCTTATTCCCGATCGCCATCTCCGAGACCTAAATCTAAAGGGGCTAAAGGCCGGAGCAGTTACCGGGCCGCCAGTTATTCGCGGTCGAGATCTCCGGTCAGACGAGTTGGTTATTCTAGAAGCAGGTCTCCAAGCGTGTCTGGAGGTTCCTCTCGAAGTCCTTCTAGAAGTCCTTGTAGAAGCCCCAACAAGGGCCGTGCTCCTACTCCGGAGAAAGGTCTTTCGCCGCCTCGAAAGCGAGTGCGCGCCAGTGATTTGTTCTAA